A region of Lagenorhynchus albirostris chromosome 20, mLagAlb1.1, whole genome shotgun sequence DNA encodes the following proteins:
- the RPRML gene encoding reprimo-like protein, whose translation MNATFLNHSGLEAAGGLGGGGGGAAVGNRSHGLGTWLGCCPGGAPLSASDGVPAGLAPDERSLWVSRVAQIAVLCVLSLTVVFGVFFLGCNLLIKSESMINFLMQERRPSKDVGAAILGLY comes from the coding sequence ATGAACGCGACCTTCCTGAACCACAGCGGCCTGGAAGCGGCGGGTGGcttgggcggcggcggcggcggggccgccGTGGGAAATCGCAGCCACGGGCTGGGCACGTGGCTGGGCTGCTGCCCCGGGGGCGCGCCGCTGTCCGCCAGTGACGGGGTCCCCGCGGGGCTGGCTCCGGATGAGCGCAGCCTGTGGGTGTCGCGCGTGGCGCAGATTGCCGTGCTCTGCGTGTTGTCGCTCACCGTGGTCTTCGGCGTTTTCTTCCTGGGCTGCAACCTGCTCATCAAGTCGGAGAGCATGATTAACTTTCTGATGCAGGAGCGCCGGCCTTCCAAGGACGTGGGCGCTGCCATTCTGGGGCTGTACTGA
- the GOSR2 gene encoding Golgi SNAP receptor complex member 2 isoform X1, which translates to MEPLYQQTHKQVHEIQSHMGRLETADKQSLHLVENEIQASIDQVFSHLERLEILSSKEPPNKRQNAKLRVDQLKYDVQHLQTALRNFQHQRYAKEQQERQREELLSRTFTTNDSDTTIPMDESLQFNSSLQKIHHGMDDLIGGGHSILEGLRAQRLTMKGTQKKILDIANMLGLSNTVMRLIEKRAFQDKYFMIGGMLLTCVVMFLVVQYLT; encoded by the exons GCAGGTCCACGAGATCCAGTCTCACATGGGACGCCTGGAGACGGCCGACAAGCAGTCTCTGCACT TAGTAGAAAACGAAATCCAAGCAAGCATAGACCAGGTATTCAGCCATCTAGAGCGTCTGGAGATCTTGTCCAGCAAGGAGCCTCCTAACAAAAGACAGAATGCCAAACT TCGTGTCGACCAGTTAAAGTATGATGTCCAGCACCTGCAGACTGCTCTCCGAAACTTCCAGCATCAGCGATACGCAAAGGAGCAGCAGGAAAGACAGCGAGAAGAGCTTCTGTCCCGCACCTTCACCACTAAT GACTCCGACACCACCATACCAATGGATGAATCACTGCAGTTCAACTCCTCCCTCCAGAAAATTCACCACGGCATGGATGACCTCATTGGAGGCGGGCACAGTATTCTGGAGGGACTGAGGGCCCAGAGACTGACCATGAAG gggacccagaagaagaTCCTCGACATTGCCAATATGCTCGGCTTGTCCAACACAGTGATGCGGCTCATCGAGAAGCGAGCTTTCCAGGACAAGTACTTCATGATCGGTGGGATGCTGCTCACCTGTGTGGTCATGTTCCTTGTGGTGCAGTACCTGACCTGA
- the GOSR2 gene encoding Golgi SNAP receptor complex member 2 isoform X2 encodes MGRLETADKQSLHLVENEIQASIDQVFSHLERLEILSSKEPPNKRQNAKLRVDQLKYDVQHLQTALRNFQHQRYAKEQQERQREELLSRTFTTNDSDTTIPMDESLQFNSSLQKIHHGMDDLIGGGHSILEGLRAQRLTMKGTQKKILDIANMLGLSNTVMRLIEKRAFQDKYFMIGGMLLTCVVMFLVVQYLT; translated from the exons ATGGGACGCCTGGAGACGGCCGACAAGCAGTCTCTGCACT TAGTAGAAAACGAAATCCAAGCAAGCATAGACCAGGTATTCAGCCATCTAGAGCGTCTGGAGATCTTGTCCAGCAAGGAGCCTCCTAACAAAAGACAGAATGCCAAACT TCGTGTCGACCAGTTAAAGTATGATGTCCAGCACCTGCAGACTGCTCTCCGAAACTTCCAGCATCAGCGATACGCAAAGGAGCAGCAGGAAAGACAGCGAGAAGAGCTTCTGTCCCGCACCTTCACCACTAAT GACTCCGACACCACCATACCAATGGATGAATCACTGCAGTTCAACTCCTCCCTCCAGAAAATTCACCACGGCATGGATGACCTCATTGGAGGCGGGCACAGTATTCTGGAGGGACTGAGGGCCCAGAGACTGACCATGAAG gggacccagaagaagaTCCTCGACATTGCCAATATGCTCGGCTTGTCCAACACAGTGATGCGGCTCATCGAGAAGCGAGCTTTCCAGGACAAGTACTTCATGATCGGTGGGATGCTGCTCACCTGTGTGGTCATGTTCCTTGTGGTGCAGTACCTGACCTGA